A section of the Passer domesticus isolate bPasDom1 chromosome 33, bPasDom1.hap1, whole genome shotgun sequence genome encodes:
- the LOC135288544 gene encoding synaptophysin-like protein 1 isoform X3 has product MLHLSLSAASEGPQDLAVSALLAVLWLVASSAWAQALRHVRAALGAPLPHCPSPTVGCAPVGVTPMGSLGASVAFGFLNLLLWASGSWFVYKETPLHRPAPPPDPAPSPM; this is encoded by the exons AtgctccatctctctctctctgctgcctctgaagGACCCCAG GACCTGGCCGTCTCCGCTCTCCTGGCCGTGCTCTGGCTCGTGGCCTCCTCGGCCTGGGCCCAGGCCCTGCGGCACGTGCGGGCGGCGCTGGGCGCGCCCCTCCCCCACTGCCCCTCCCCCACTGTGGGCTGCGCCCCCGTCGGGGTCACCCCCATGGGCAGCCTGGGGGCCTCCGTG GCCTTCGGGTTCCTCAACCTCCTGCTCTGGGCCAGCGGCTCCTGGTTCGTCTACAAGGAGACGCCCCTGCACCGCCCAGCCCCGCCCCCCGACCCCGCCCCCTCCCCCATGTGA
- the LOC135288544 gene encoding synaptophysin-like protein 1 isoform X2 codes for MFFVGVAVLAFLYSLGALGGYLGYLHLYRCAGSRLPLADLAVSALLAVLWLVASSAWAQALRHVRAALGAPLPHCPSPTVGCAPVGVTPMGSLGASVAFGFLNLLLWASGSWFVYKETPLHRPAPPPDPAPSPM; via the exons ATGTTCTTCGTGGGCGTGGCTGTGCTGGCCTTCCTCTACAGCCTGGGGGCGCTGGGCGGCTACCTGGGCTACCTGCACCTGTACAG GTGTGCGGGGTCACGCCTGCCCCTCGCG GACCTGGCCGTCTCCGCTCTCCTGGCCGTGCTCTGGCTCGTGGCCTCCTCGGCCTGGGCCCAGGCCCTGCGGCACGTGCGGGCGGCGCTGGGCGCGCCCCTCCCCCACTGCCCCTCCCCCACTGTGGGCTGCGCCCCCGTCGGGGTCACCCCCATGGGCAGCCTGGGGGCCTCCGTG GCCTTCGGGTTCCTCAACCTCCTGCTCTGGGCCAGCGGCTCCTGGTTCGTCTACAAGGAGACGCCCCTGCACCGCCCAGCCCCGCCCCCCGACCCCGCCCCCTCCCCCATGTGA